The genomic region CCCGTGTCCAAATTGGGTATTAACCCCCTATTCATTCACAGGCTTAGCCTTTCTAACCCTCAAGGCAGGGATCGTGCATTATCCCGCACGTAGGATGCTTCGATTAAGTCTTAACTAGCAAGTAAATCGAAGAAACCTTGCTAGAGCATCCGTTGGGGTTTGCCTGTAGTCCTTAACGGAGTCAAACTACAAGCGCTCGAATCTTTGAGAGATTATTAGGCAGCTACAGGAGCAGCCTTACGAGCAAAAGGAACGATGTTGTTCGCAGTTACGTTTTTTTGAGCCTTTGATTTACGAGAGGAGACTCACTCTCGACCTGTATCACAGAGTAGCTTTCGCCAACCTGTCGAAACCTTGAAAGCCCCATGTGCTTCTTATCCCATTATAATTTGCCGTGAAGATTTTGGCAGGCAGATCGGAACAATCCCCCAATCCCTCTTGAAAAAGAGGGCATTGTTCCCCCCTTGAAAAGGGGGGCAGGGGGGATCTTATTTCAAAGCTTCCGCACCGCCGACAACTTCGAGAATCTCCTGGGTAATAGCGGCTTGCCGTGCTTTGTTGTAAGACAGCGTGAGGGTATTGATCAATTCGCTGGCGTTATCGCTGGCGTTGTTCATAGCTGTCATCCGCGCCGCTAATTCGCTGGCAGCAGATTCTTGCAATGCTCGCAATAGTTGGTTATTCAGGTACAAAGGCAACAGAGCATCGAGAATTTGTACGGGATCTTGCTCGAATAGCATATCCTTGGGAAAACTCCGTGCAGTGGCAGAAACTTTCTGTCTTTCCACTTCAAATTCACCACCACGGGTAGTCAGCCGGAAAACTTCATCGTCTGCGGCTTCAAAACCTTGAGCGTCTAATGGTAACAGAGTTTGTACCACTGGGCGAGAACTAACCAACGAGACGAATTTGGTATAAATTAACTCAACTCTGTCTACGCTTTCCGACAAAAACAGGGAGAGCAACTCGTCAGCAATATTAGAAGCTTCTGCTGCTGTAGGAATTTGCTCTAAACCCGTATACGTTGCATCAATGGGTTGGTTGCGGCGTTGAAAATACTGGATGGCTTTGCGTCCGACAAGGATATATTTGTATTCCAAGCCTTCAGCTTGAAGTTCTTTAGCGCGGTTTTCTGCCCGTTTAATCACGTTGGTATTATAAGCACCGCACAAACCGCGATCGCCTGTAATTACCAGCAAACCAATGGAGCGAATGTCTCGTTTTTTGAATAGCGGTAGGTTGACATCTTCAAACTGCAAGCGAGTTTGTAGGTTATACAGTACTTGTGCTAAGCGATCGGCAAACGGACGAGTAGAAAGTACCTGTTCTTGAGCGCGACGCACCCTAGCCGCTGCCACCAAACGCATCGCTTCTGTAATTTTTTTCGTATTTTTGACCGACTGAATGCGATCGCGGATTAATTTGAGATTAGCCATCGTCTTTTGGTAATTGGTAGTTGGTAGTTGGTAGTTGGTGGTTGCTAATAGCTAATAGCTAATTGTTCATTGCCATTAGCCATTAGCCATTAGCCATTAACCATTAACCATTACCTACGCTGTTGCTAAGAAGGTTTGTTTGTATTCGGTAATTGCTTCTTTCAACAACTTTTCGGCTTCATCGGTAAGTTGTCGTTCGCTGCGGATGATTTCACCATACTTGGGTTTACTGGTTTTCAGGTATTCCCGCAGTCCTTTGGTGAAAGTGGTAACTTTATCTACGGCGATGTCGTCCATATAGCCGTTAATCCCAGCGTAAAGGATGGCAACTTGCTCGAATACTCCTAACGGGGAATTTTGCGGCTGCTTGAGTAGTTCCCGCAAACGCTGACCTCGTGCCAACTGATCTTGGGTGGCTTTATCTAAGTCGGAGGCAAATTGCGAGAAAGCTTGCAATTCATCAAACTGTGCCAACTCCAGTTTCAGCTTACCAGCAACTTTTTTCATTGCCTTGGTTTGAGCTGCCGAACCTACCCGCGATACGGAAATACCAGGGTTAATTGCTGGACGAATACCAGCGTTGAACAAGTCGGAAGTTAAGAAGATTTGACCGTCGGTAATGGAAATTACGTTGGTAGGAATATAAGCCGATACGTCCCCTGCTTGGGTTTCGATAATTGGTAGGGCTGTCATGCTGCCTTCACCTAGTTCGGTGCTAAGTTTTGCCGCACGTTCCAACAAGCGAGAGTGGAGGTAGAATACGTCTCCAGGGTATGCTTCCCGTCCTGGTGGACGACGTAGCAACAATGACATTTGGCGATAAGCAGCAGCTTGCTTGGACAAGTCATCGTAAATGATTAGAGTTGCCTTGCCTTTGTACATGAAGTACTCTGCCAATGCTGCCCCCGTGTATGGCGCGAGGTACTGGAGGGTAGCGGAGTCGCTGGCGTTAGCTGCAACGACAATGGTGTAGTCCATTGCGCCCTTCTCTTGTAAGGTCTGGACTACGTTAGCAACGGTGGAAGCTTTTTGTCCGATCGCGACGTATACACAGATTACATCTTCGGTTTTCTGGTTGATGATCGTGTCAATGGCGATCGCGGTTTTACCTGTTTGTCTGTCACCGATAATTAATTCCCGCTGTCCTCTACCTACGGGAATCATTGCATCGATCGCGGTAATTCCTGTTTGCATTGGTTCGTATACCGAACGCCGCGCTACGATACCAGGTGCGCCAGACTCGATCAAACGGAATTCTGAGGTGTTTATGTCTCCCTTACCATCAATCGGACGACCGAGAGCATCCACAACACGTCCGATTGTGGCTTCTCCAACTGGAACCTGGGCAATTTTACCTGTAGCGGTAACGGAACTGCCTTCTTGGATGTCGCGACCTTCACCCATCAATACTGCACCTACGTTGTCTTCTTCTAGGTTCAGGGCGATACCAACGGTTCCATCTTCAAATTCTAAGAGTTCGCCAGCCATAGCTTTTTCTAAGCCATAGATCCGGGCGATACCATCTCCTACTTGCAATACCGTACCAACGTTAGCAACTTTAACTTCTTGGTCGTATTGCTCGATTTGCTGCTGAATAATACTGCTGATTTCGTCAGGTCTGATACTGATCATGGTGTATTTTTAAGGGGTGAGGGGTGAGGGGTGAGGAGTGAGGGAAAAGGTTCAACTTCCTTCTTCCTCTTTCATCCTTTTTAAGTGCCGCTAGTAAGTCGTAAAGAAAGGCGGCGCAGTTGTCCTCTGATACTAGCGTCGATCACTTGAGAACCAACTTTGACGATCGCACCACCGATTAAGCTTTGGTCGATTCTTGTTTCTAGTTCTACCTGACGGGCGTTGGTCATGGCAATGACTTTATCCCGCACAGCTTGCTTTTGTTCTTCAGTCAGTTCGACAGCGGAAGTGACTTCGGCTAAAACAGTTTGATTCAGTTGCCGCAGCAGGGCGAGATACTGTTGGCAAATCCCTTCTAACAAAATAATGCGGCGGCGGTCTACCAACAGCATTAAGAAGTTACGCATGTAGGGGTTGACATTATCGCCGACAACTCGCCCCAATACTGCTTTCTTGTCGCTGATGCTGACGAAGGGGTTAGCGAGAAAGTTACGAAATTGCTCTGATTCCCGCAACAAATTCGTTAAAGTACGGGCATCTTCGCCGAATTGTTCCGTCAGGTTATTACTACGCGCCACAGACATCAATGCCTGGGCGTAAGGCTGCACTACCTGTTCGTTCATGGCATTGCTGCTCATTTACTGCCTCCTAGTAGTGCTATGCTGCGATCGATTGTTTGTTGTTGGATATTTTCGTCTAATCCCGATTCCAATTGGGATTCTACCTTTTGTAAAGCCATTGCAACTACAGAAGCTCGCAGTTGAGCGATCGCTCGATCTCTTGCCGTGTTTAAATCTTGAGTTGCTGTCTCTTTTAGGCGTTGAATATCTATTCCCACCTGAGCCAAGATTTGCTCTTTGGCTTGCTGAGCATTCGTTGTCGCGCTTTGGCGAATTCTTTCGGCTTCCGCTTGAGCTTCTGTCAATCTTTGCTGCTGTTTTTGCAGTGCTGCTGCTGCTTCTTTGGCGCGGTTTTCTGCCGCTACAATTTCTGTTTCTATGCGTTCGCGGCGATCGCTCAAGGTTTTTCCTACTACCTTGCTGCCAAAATATACTAGTACGCCAACAAGAATAGCCAGGTTAATTAGGTTTGTTTCTAAAATATCAAAATTAAGACCAAACCCGCCTGCTTCTGCTTCTGCCGCTTCAGCAAGTAGTGGGCTACCTTGTGTCACCAACCAGATAAAACTTCCCATCATACCCATCCACATTTTCAGTTGTCAGTTATCAGTTGTCAGTTATGAGTCAGAAATCAGGAGTCAGGAATCAGGAGTCAGAAGTTAGAATTCACTGGTCACTGGTCACTGGTCACTGTTCACTGTTCAACTGGTTACTGTTCCTAACAGCTTTTCTACGATTTGGCGACTGAGGGCATCTACCTGTTGCTGCAACGAAGCCATAGCTGCTTGTCGTTGTTGCTCAATTTCTTGAGCTGCTTGTTCTCGTTGTGCTTGGGCTTCTTTTTGTGCCTCTGCTATTTTTTCCGCCGCTATTCTTTGTGCATCTGCTTGAGCGTCGGCAACAACTTTTTGCGATTGACGACGAGCATCTGCTATTTGCTGCTCGTATTCTTTTGCTAATCGCTCTGCTTTTGCCAAACGTTCTTTTGCTTCAACATTATTCGTGCGGACGTAATTATCGCGGTCGTCCAGTGCCTTTGTTAGTGGCTTGTAGAAAATGACATTCAATACAGATGCCAACAGTAGGAACTGCAACGCCATTAAGGGCAAAGTAGCATCAAAATCAAACATTATTTCTCCCCTTTGGCTTGAATGGCTGTTTTCATGCCAAGCAACATCATCCACCCTTTCATATTCTAAAAATCCTCTGTTGTTTGAGAGGCAATTTACACGCGATCTGATTGAAAAAAGTTCTCACTCAGTTGTAGAGACGCTCTTCAGAACGTCTCTACAAAGATAAGAATTTAGGTTTTAGGAAAAGGGGTTAGCAAACAGTAATACTAGGGCAATTACCAGACCGTAAATGGTTAGCGATTCCATGAATGCTAGAGTCAACAGCAGAGTACCGCGAATTTTTCCTTCTGCTTCGGGTTGACGAGCAATACCTTCTACTGCTTGACCCGCAGCATTTCCTTGACCGATACCAGGACCGATTGCAGCTAAACCGATTGCTAATGCGGCAGCTAGAACTGAAGCAGCAGAAACTAATGGATCCATCTTGATTTTCCTTACTTTGAGTACACAACAAACTTTCTTTTCAGTTGTCAGTTATCAATTAACTCTGACTTCTGACTTCATCATGAGTTGCTCTAATGAGCCTCATGTTCTTCACCACCATGACCCTCCATCGCCTCATGAATGTATGCTGCTGCGAGGGTAGCAAAAACCAGGGCTTGGATCGCACTAGTAAACAAACCTAATGCCATCACTGGCAGAGGTACAAACAGAGGTACGAGTAGAACTAAAACCGCTACTACTAATTCATCCGCTAAAATGTTACCAAATAGTCGGAAGCTTAGAGAAAGAGGTTTGGTGAAATCTTCCAAAATTGCGATCGGTAACAGAATTGGCGTTGGCTCAATATACTTTTTAAAGTACCCTAAACCGCGTTTGCTAAAACCCGCGTAAAAGTACGCTAAAGAAGTTAACAACGCCAGCGCTACTGTTGTATTAATATCGTTAGTTGGAGCGGCTAATTCACCTGATGGCAACTTAATTAACCGCCAGGGAATTAAAGCACCAGACCAATTCGATACGAAAATGAACAGAAACAGCGTGCCAATAAATGGAACCCAAGGACGATACTCTTTCTCACCAATCTGATTCTTGGTCAAATCCCGAATGAATTCTAGCGCGTATTCCATTAAATTTTGGATACCACTAGGGACTTTCTGGATGTTCCGAGTAGCTGCTATAGAAGCAACTACTAGAATGCCAATCACAAACCACGAGGTGAGAAAAACTTGCCCATGAATTTTGAGATTGCCCAATTGCCATAAAAAATGTTGACCTACTTCCAACGAGGCAAGAGGGAATAAATTAAAGGTGTTTGTGACGCTAAGCATTTGCATTCAAGCAGTTTTCCCAAAAAGCGAGAATGGGGCGATTAATTTTGCGGGTTCCTAACTTATTTAGAGTTAGGAATGAAAGCAGATTGAATCGTATAGACGATGAGCGTGGCTTTATAAGTCAGAAACCCCAAGAATATAGGAAGAATTTGTAGTTGACGCAATTGAGTTGCGACTACAATCAACCCAATAAATAGGGCAAACCGAGATTTACTCAGTTGTCTTTTTTCTTGACCTAGCCGCTCAACGTCTCTAGCCAACATTTTTAAGTAAACCATACCTGTGACTGCTCCGAGCAAATAGTTCAGGGCAGTGTTGAGGGAATAGAAAATCCACACAGAGATAAAAATAACCCCCGTCAATCCAAGGGTGATTGACAATAATCCTTGGAAGAGTTGATAAAACTCTTGCATTGAGGAAGTCTTTTCTTGTGTGGTAGTAGAACCAGGTTGAGATTCCTCAATTGCAGGTGTTGGTGTTGTTGATTCGTCTGACAAGTTCACAAAAACTCGCAAATGACGCTGACGCTAATGTTTCGACTCTGATGAGCCACGTAGAATCATACCACGTTACGGTAACAATACTTAAAAAAGAGTTAACCAGGCGAAAGTACGATTAGTTGTTGGGAAAGGAGCGATCGCACCCCTTCTATGCCCAGTTCTACGTTAGCTAAAATTTCACCTATTGTTAACTGGCGATCGCAAGCTTGTAAAAATTCCAGTTCGGTTTCTGTGAGATTGACGATTTGGTAGTCGTAGTTGAATAAGCAACGACTCGGAAAGCCGTCTATGCAAGGATTTAATTCGGGAATGGCTGCGAGCAAGGCTGTATCTGACGACCAATCGGCTTGCGGTAGCGGCGGACGACCCAAGAAAAATTCGTAATGGGTAACTTCTGGATCTAATAGTTCGATTAAACGATACGTGTTGCGATCGCTCAATGAGTTACTTCTTTCCAATAAACTCGGATCTTTGCCCACAAGCCGCTCTATTTGCCAAAATTTCGGGTTAGAAAAGCCCAAGAAAGTTAATCCAGAAGCATCAATTAAATCGAATAAAGTATCGATATTGTAGTCAATCTCTTGCGGATGAACGTACATATCTGCAAAACATTCATCTCGCTGATTTTCCATCGCCCAACGTGATTTTTCGCGTTTGACAAGACGGTTATTTTCTGGTAGTGAGGCGAATAGTTTTCTGCCAATTTGCACGCCATCACGATAATCGCCCTGCTTGTCATTTTGCAGGAGTGCGATCGCCTGTTGCATTAATTTGATTTCCCAGCGCCCCAATTCTCCATACACGAAGATGTGCATGATTCCGCCTGGGGCGAGTTTAGATGCAATAGCTTGAATTCCACGTATCGGATCTGGTAAGTGATGTAATACGCCTACACAGTTAATTAAATCGAATTCCCCTGGTAGCTGTTCCGCGTCGTACAAACTCAGGTGATGGAATTCAACCCGATTAGCACCCGAACGCTGACAGCGTTCTCTCGCCACAGCCAAAGCA from Chroococcidiopsis sp. SAG 2025 harbors:
- the atpE gene encoding ATP synthase F0 subunit C yields the protein MDPLVSAASVLAAALAIGLAAIGPGIGQGNAAGQAVEGIARQPEAEGKIRGTLLLTLAFMESLTIYGLVIALVLLFANPFS
- the atpA gene encoding F0F1 ATP synthase subunit alpha, giving the protein MISIRPDEISSIIQQQIEQYDQEVKVANVGTVLQVGDGIARIYGLEKAMAGELLEFEDGTVGIALNLEEDNVGAVLMGEGRDIQEGSSVTATGKIAQVPVGEATIGRVVDALGRPIDGKGDINTSEFRLIESGAPGIVARRSVYEPMQTGITAIDAMIPVGRGQRELIIGDRQTGKTAIAIDTIINQKTEDVICVYVAIGQKASTVANVVQTLQEKGAMDYTIVVAANASDSATLQYLAPYTGAALAEYFMYKGKATLIIYDDLSKQAAAYRQMSLLLRRPPGREAYPGDVFYLHSRLLERAAKLSTELGEGSMTALPIIETQAGDVSAYIPTNVISITDGQIFLTSDLFNAGIRPAINPGISVSRVGSAAQTKAMKKVAGKLKLELAQFDELQAFSQFASDLDKATQDQLARGQRLRELLKQPQNSPLGVFEQVAILYAGINGYMDDIAVDKVTTFTKGLREYLKTSKPKYGEIIRSERQLTDEAEKLLKEAITEYKQTFLATA
- a CDS encoding ATP synthase subunit I — translated: MNLSDESTTPTPAIEESQPGSTTTQEKTSSMQEFYQLFQGLLSITLGLTGVIFISVWIFYSLNTALNYLLGAVTGMVYLKMLARDVERLGQEKRQLSKSRFALFIGLIVVATQLRQLQILPIFLGFLTYKATLIVYTIQSAFIPNSK
- a CDS encoding F0F1 ATP synthase subunit B, which encodes MGMMGSFIWLVTQGSPLLAEAAEAEAGGFGLNFDILETNLINLAILVGVLVYFGSKVVGKTLSDRRERIETEIVAAENRAKEAAAALQKQQQRLTEAQAEAERIRQSATTNAQQAKEQILAQVGIDIQRLKETATQDLNTARDRAIAQLRASVVAMALQKVESQLESGLDENIQQQTIDRSIALLGGSK
- the atpH gene encoding ATP synthase F1 subunit delta, which codes for MSSNAMNEQVVQPYAQALMSVARSNNLTEQFGEDARTLTNLLRESEQFRNFLANPFVSISDKKAVLGRVVGDNVNPYMRNFLMLLVDRRRIILLEGICQQYLALLRQLNQTVLAEVTSAVELTEEQKQAVRDKVIAMTNARQVELETRIDQSLIGGAIVKVGSQVIDASIRGQLRRLSLRLTSGT
- a CDS encoding class I SAM-dependent methyltransferase; protein product: MSDSQSISAAVAKLYDTYPFPPEPLLDEPPPGYNWRWNWLAAYSFCTGQKPQKQDIRILDAGCGTGVGTEYLVHLNPQAQVVGIDLSAGALAVARERCQRSGANRVEFHHLSLYDAEQLPGEFDLINCVGVLHHLPDPIRGIQAIASKLAPGGIMHIFVYGELGRWEIKLMQQAIALLQNDKQGDYRDGVQIGRKLFASLPENNRLVKREKSRWAMENQRDECFADMYVHPQEIDYNIDTLFDLIDASGLTFLGFSNPKFWQIERLVGKDPSLLERSNSLSDRNTYRLIELLDPEVTHYEFFLGRPPLPQADWSSDTALLAAIPELNPCIDGFPSRCLFNYDYQIVNLTETELEFLQACDRQLTIGEILANVELGIEGVRSLLSQQLIVLSPG
- a CDS encoding F0F1 ATP synthase subunit B' gives rise to the protein MFDFDATLPLMALQFLLLASVLNVIFYKPLTKALDDRDNYVRTNNVEAKERLAKAERLAKEYEQQIADARRQSQKVVADAQADAQRIAAEKIAEAQKEAQAQREQAAQEIEQQRQAAMASLQQQVDALSRQIVEKLLGTVTS
- a CDS encoding F0F1 ATP synthase subunit gamma, whose translation is MANLKLIRDRIQSVKNTKKITEAMRLVAAARVRRAQEQVLSTRPFADRLAQVLYNLQTRLQFEDVNLPLFKKRDIRSIGLLVITGDRGLCGAYNTNVIKRAENRAKELQAEGLEYKYILVGRKAIQYFQRRNQPIDATYTGLEQIPTAAEASNIADELLSLFLSESVDRVELIYTKFVSLVSSRPVVQTLLPLDAQGFEAADDEVFRLTTRGGEFEVERQKVSATARSFPKDMLFEQDPVQILDALLPLYLNNQLLRALQESAASELAARMTAMNNASDNASELINTLTLSYNKARQAAITQEILEVVGGAEALK
- the atpB gene encoding F0F1 ATP synthase subunit A — protein: MQMLSVTNTFNLFPLASLEVGQHFLWQLGNLKIHGQVFLTSWFVIGILVVASIAATRNIQKVPSGIQNLMEYALEFIRDLTKNQIGEKEYRPWVPFIGTLFLFIFVSNWSGALIPWRLIKLPSGELAAPTNDINTTVALALLTSLAYFYAGFSKRGLGYFKKYIEPTPILLPIAILEDFTKPLSLSFRLFGNILADELVVAVLVLLVPLFVPLPVMALGLFTSAIQALVFATLAAAYIHEAMEGHGGEEHEAH